Proteins co-encoded in one Flavivirga eckloniae genomic window:
- a CDS encoding mannonate dehydratase, with protein MKLGFGLYRHMLNEANYKFAKQCGATHLVIHLVDYFGHNKDKADQPIGGERGWGKAGNPNEMWTLDELKTIKKEINDQGLELEAIENFDPAHWYDILLDGPQKEAQMENLKQLIRNVGKAGIPTFGYNFSLAGVASRSQGPYARGEAVSVGMDGTVDETPIPKGMVWNMVYSENEPEGTLPKIDHDELWRRLQYFLSEIIPVAEEAGVKMAAHPDDPPMPYVRNTPRLVYQPEMYQKLIDMQPSPSNNLEFCLGSIAEMTEGDVYEATDNYSKQGKISYIHFRNIIGKVPNYKEVFVDEGDIDMFRILKILKKNNFEGVLIPDHTPQMTCDAPWHAGMAYAMGYMKAALALLE; from the coding sequence ATGAAATTAGGATTTGGCTTATACAGACACATGCTCAATGAAGCAAACTATAAGTTTGCAAAACAATGTGGAGCTACACATTTGGTGATCCATTTAGTAGATTATTTTGGACACAATAAAGATAAGGCAGATCAACCCATAGGAGGAGAAAGAGGTTGGGGAAAAGCTGGAAATCCAAATGAAATGTGGACGTTGGATGAGCTAAAGACTATTAAAAAAGAAATTAACGATCAAGGGTTAGAATTAGAAGCCATAGAGAATTTCGATCCTGCACATTGGTATGATATTTTATTGGACGGACCTCAAAAAGAAGCCCAAATGGAGAACTTAAAACAACTTATACGAAATGTAGGTAAGGCAGGAATTCCCACTTTTGGATATAATTTTTCTTTGGCAGGAGTAGCGTCAAGAAGTCAAGGTCCTTACGCCAGAGGAGAAGCCGTTTCTGTGGGGATGGATGGTACTGTAGACGAAACACCTATACCTAAAGGAATGGTATGGAACATGGTGTATAGCGAAAATGAACCAGAAGGTACATTGCCAAAAATCGATCATGATGAACTTTGGCGTAGGCTTCAATATTTTCTTAGCGAAATTATACCTGTGGCAGAAGAAGCGGGCGTAAAAATGGCGGCGCATCCAGACGACCCTCCAATGCCTTATGTTAGAAATACACCAAGATTAGTGTACCAACCAGAGATGTATCAAAAGCTAATTGATATGCAACCAAGCCCATCGAATAACTTAGAGTTCTGTTTGGGGTCAATAGCCGAAATGACCGAAGGAGATGTATACGAAGCAACAGACAACTATAGCAAACAAGGTAAGATTAGCTATATTCATTTTAGAAATATTATTGGAAAAGTTCCCAACTATAAAGAAGTTTTTGTTGACGAAGGAGATATAGATATGTTTAGAATTTTAAAAATCCTAAAGAAAAACAATTTTGAAGGGGTTTTAATTCCAGATCACACACCTCAAATGACCTGTGATGCCCCTTGGCATGCAGGAATGGCGTATGCAATGGGGTATATGAAAGCGGCATTAGCGCTTTTAGAATAA
- a CDS encoding GH92 family glycosyl hydrolase codes for MNLINNHTIKSIVICFIVTAFYSCKDGNNQGDANTPAKKEFLGYVDTRVGTAASIADITVTEAEEPMGYVSPIVGNPSALTHWTPQTAKWTERIVTVPVPYWYDQEKIQGFRGTRYPNGAVVGDWGPMSLMPMTGEVVIEAEARASKFSHDSEIAKPHYYSVKLDDYNIKAEFTAASKTAFFQFTYPESKTSSVVFDGVYVPGYYKVIPEKNEIEGYTVIAGHFKNHFVAKFDKKFEVYNLDMLPNVVDANLVPEGFKAEYYNNDKLEGKPDVIVNHSELNYDWLKEPAKGVKADFFSARYTGTFVARHTGEHTFELTTKDGTRMYINGNMVIDEWKYRATGTNVHKANLTKGEKYEIRIEYYDGSSTTEMHLRCSEPVELDPKLGPQMALKGADGNAVYVTFATKDQEKVKMKVGTSLIDIAQARANMEEEFPDFDFKKAVAKGAEVWENELNMIQVEGSEDDKSIFYTALTKCFVNPRNLNEGGRYFSPFDYQVHEGNMYTDLSIWDTFRSLHPLWVIIKPEETTDIINGMLNTYKQGGWLPKWPNPWYRSIMMGTHADAVITDAYIKGIRGFDAELAFEAMLKNATEKGNRGFSGRVGIDYFNDIGYVPTDIFGFYGEPVARTLEFSYDDYCIAQMAKALGKEDHYTDFMKRSKRYINVLDKETGLVRGKKLNGEWLPPFDKSISVWAQGTDHDTEVYYKNHTLLVPHDIPGLAEFMGGDEKLVEYLDDFFDKDMYYVGDEFSMHAPYMYNSLGKPWKTQKVVRDMLAKYFFNDVGGLPGNDDCGQVSSWYVFGAMGFYPANPGDPIYQICSPVLNKVDINVGKGKVFTIIANNNSKKNMYIQSATLNGKPYNLSWFHHNDLMQGGELIFEMGPEPNKNWGLQNNK; via the coding sequence ATGAATCTAATCAATAATCATACTATAAAAAGCATAGTGATATGTTTTATTGTAACAGCTTTTTATAGTTGCAAGGATGGTAATAATCAAGGGGATGCAAATACACCAGCTAAAAAAGAATTTTTAGGATATGTGGATACACGTGTAGGTACAGCAGCCAGTATTGCAGATATTACAGTTACTGAGGCGGAAGAACCTATGGGTTATGTATCGCCAATAGTAGGAAATCCATCTGCTTTAACACATTGGACACCACAAACTGCTAAATGGACAGAACGTATAGTTACAGTTCCAGTTCCTTATTGGTACGATCAGGAAAAAATTCAGGGGTTTCGAGGCACAAGGTATCCAAACGGTGCTGTAGTTGGCGATTGGGGCCCCATGTCATTAATGCCAATGACAGGAGAAGTTGTCATTGAAGCGGAAGCCCGAGCGTCTAAATTTAGTCATGATAGCGAGATTGCTAAACCACACTATTATTCGGTTAAATTAGACGATTACAATATAAAAGCCGAATTTACAGCAGCTTCTAAAACAGCATTCTTTCAATTTACATATCCAGAATCCAAAACGTCATCGGTAGTTTTTGATGGGGTGTATGTTCCGGGATATTATAAAGTGATCCCAGAGAAAAATGAAATAGAAGGTTACACCGTTATCGCTGGTCATTTTAAGAATCACTTTGTGGCAAAATTTGATAAAAAATTTGAAGTTTACAATCTAGATATGTTGCCAAATGTGGTAGATGCTAATTTGGTTCCGGAAGGATTCAAAGCAGAATATTACAATAACGATAAATTAGAAGGGAAACCGGATGTAATTGTAAACCATTCCGAATTGAATTACGATTGGCTAAAAGAACCGGCAAAAGGTGTTAAGGCAGATTTCTTTTCGGCTAGATATACAGGTACTTTTGTTGCAAGACATACCGGAGAACATACATTTGAATTAACTACTAAAGATGGTACGCGAATGTATATAAATGGCAACATGGTAATTGACGAATGGAAGTATAGAGCAACTGGTACAAACGTACACAAGGCAAACCTTACAAAAGGAGAGAAATACGAAATACGTATCGAATATTACGATGGTTCAAGTACCACCGAGATGCATCTTAGATGTTCAGAACCAGTAGAATTAGATCCTAAATTAGGTCCTCAAATGGCACTTAAAGGAGCAGATGGAAATGCAGTATATGTAACCTTCGCCACAAAAGATCAGGAAAAAGTGAAGATGAAGGTTGGTACGTCCTTGATCGATATAGCACAAGCTCGAGCGAATATGGAAGAAGAGTTTCCAGATTTCGATTTTAAGAAAGCAGTGGCAAAAGGTGCCGAAGTTTGGGAGAACGAATTAAATATGATTCAGGTTGAAGGTTCAGAAGATGATAAATCTATTTTCTATACAGCCTTAACAAAATGTTTTGTAAACCCACGTAATTTAAATGAAGGCGGACGATACTTTAGTCCATTCGATTATCAAGTACACGAAGGAAACATGTATACCGATTTGTCTATTTGGGATACATTCCGTTCGTTGCATCCGTTATGGGTTATCATAAAACCTGAAGAAACTACCGATATTATTAACGGTATGCTAAACACGTATAAGCAAGGAGGTTGGTTGCCAAAATGGCCAAACCCGTGGTACCGTAGTATTATGATGGGAACTCATGCCGATGCCGTAATTACAGATGCTTATATAAAAGGCATTAGAGGTTTTGATGCCGAGTTAGCTTTCGAGGCAATGTTAAAAAATGCTACCGAAAAAGGAAATCGAGGGTTTTCTGGTCGAGTAGGTATCGACTACTTTAATGACATAGGATATGTGCCTACTGATATTTTCGGATTTTACGGCGAACCAGTGGCAAGAACTCTTGAGTTCTCTTACGATGATTATTGTATTGCTCAAATGGCGAAAGCTTTAGGCAAAGAAGATCATTATACCGATTTTATGAAACGCTCCAAACGATATATTAATGTTTTAGATAAAGAAACCGGGTTGGTGCGTGGAAAAAAATTAAATGGCGAGTGGTTACCTCCTTTTGATAAAAGTATTAGTGTCTGGGCACAAGGTACAGACCACGACACAGAAGTATATTATAAAAACCACACCTTATTAGTACCTCACGATATTCCTGGGCTGGCTGAGTTTATGGGAGGCGATGAAAAATTAGTAGAATATCTGGACGACTTCTTTGATAAGGATATGTATTATGTGGGCGACGAATTTTCTATGCATGCACCTTATATGTACAATAGTCTTGGGAAGCCGTGGAAAACTCAAAAAGTAGTTAGGGATATGTTAGCCAAATACTTCTTTAATGATGTTGGCGGATTGCCTGGTAACGATGATTGCGGTCAAGTATCTTCATGGTACGTTTTTGGTGCAATGGGCTTCTATCCAGCTAACCCTGGAGACCCGATATATCAAATTTGTAGCCCTGTTTTAAATAAGGTTGATATAAATGTTGGGAAAGGAAAGGTGTTTACCATAATTGCGAATAACAATTCAAAAAAGAATATGTATATCCAATCGGCAACCTTAAATGGAAAGCCTTATAATTTGAGTTGGTTTCACCACAATGATTTAATGCAAGGAGGTGAGTTGATTTTTGAAATGGGACCAGAACCAAATAAAAATTGGGGTTTACAAAATAATAAATGA
- a CDS encoding copper homeostasis protein CutC has product MKKEYLLEACVEGLDQAIRAEKQGADRIELCERLDLDGLTPEPEIIKAAFKNCNIPIRVIIRPREGDFIYSDSELDQMKDSICLCKEIGVEGVVFGITTKENTLDLSAIKELTRIASPLKVTIHKAIDVVTDPLTELDNLINLKGIDALLTSGKATTWKGGQELIKALIKKSENRIQIIACGKVTKENIGIVHKTIQSSAYHGKLIVGSL; this is encoded by the coding sequence ATGAAAAAAGAGTACTTACTAGAAGCTTGCGTAGAAGGACTGGATCAAGCAATACGTGCAGAGAAACAAGGCGCAGATCGCATTGAACTTTGCGAACGTTTAGACTTGGATGGTCTTACGCCAGAACCCGAAATTATTAAGGCTGCTTTCAAGAATTGTAACATACCAATAAGGGTTATTATACGTCCAAGAGAGGGCGATTTTATTTATTCCGATTCAGAACTGGATCAAATGAAAGATAGCATTTGTCTTTGCAAGGAAATAGGAGTTGAGGGTGTGGTTTTTGGAATTACCACAAAAGAAAATACATTGGATCTTTCGGCAATTAAAGAGTTAACCCGCATAGCTTCACCGCTTAAAGTAACAATTCATAAAGCGATAGATGTAGTAACAGACCCATTAACCGAATTAGATAATTTAATAAATCTAAAAGGAATAGATGCTTTGCTTACCTCTGGTAAAGCCACAACGTGGAAAGGCGGACAAGAGTTGATTAAAGCACTTATAAAAAAATCAGAAAACCGTATACAAATTATTGCTTGTGGTAAAGTGACCAAGGAGAATATAGGAATAGTACATAAAACCATTCAATCTTCTGCTTATCATGGTAAGCTTATCGTTGGCTCATTATAA
- a CDS encoding M81 family metallopeptidase, translating into MKHTLKNFYKCKSLCLLAILFITGCGKKSDQKNKELPRVAIAGLGIESSTFSPAKSTEEAFHALHGEDVYSYFSFLNADSLVRKQAEYFPAVKGHALPGGIVTKEAYESLMAKTLESLRANLPYDGLFFDIHGAMSVEGLDDPEGDMLKQIREIVGYDCVISTCMDLHGNVSERLAQNTDLITCYRLAPHEDAMESKRRALTNLLERLKNGKGKPAYKAWIPVPILLPGEKTSTRIEPGKSLYAKVAPIAAKEGIIDAAIWVGYAWADEPRNHAVVMVTGDDKEKVKTSAESLANSFWEVRNEFEFVAPTEPFETALQMAIESDKKPFMMSDMGDNPTAGGAGDVTWTLNELLKKETFKKQEGKSLIYASIPGPKLIEQVLKLGIGTIVKAPVGAEVDNRFAPPILLEGTIKAIREGDKHAEVEVVVEVGNISVIVTKKRKPYHYERDFTQLGLNPREADIVVVKIGYLVPELYNMRGDWVMALTPGGVDQDLYRLGYKRIKRPMFPLDSNMIDVDLSVRWIPTSSK; encoded by the coding sequence ATGAAACACACACTAAAGAACTTTTATAAATGCAAAAGCTTATGTTTGTTGGCAATCTTGTTCATAACAGGCTGCGGAAAAAAATCAGATCAGAAAAATAAAGAACTTCCTAGAGTTGCCATAGCAGGTTTGGGTATTGAGTCGAGTACGTTTTCACCAGCAAAGAGTACTGAAGAAGCCTTTCATGCACTTCATGGCGAGGATGTTTATAGCTATTTTTCGTTTTTAAATGCAGATTCATTGGTTAGAAAGCAGGCAGAGTATTTCCCGGCAGTGAAAGGGCATGCACTTCCCGGAGGCATTGTAACTAAGGAAGCTTATGAGTCCCTTATGGCTAAAACTCTGGAGAGCTTACGTGCCAATCTACCTTATGATGGATTGTTTTTTGATATACACGGGGCTATGAGTGTGGAAGGTTTAGATGACCCTGAAGGTGATATGCTTAAACAAATTAGAGAAATAGTAGGGTACGATTGTGTAATTTCTACATGTATGGATTTACACGGTAATGTTTCTGAACGATTGGCTCAAAATACCGATTTGATTACTTGCTATCGATTGGCACCACATGAAGATGCCATGGAATCGAAACGAAGAGCTTTAACCAATCTGTTGGAACGCTTAAAGAACGGGAAAGGTAAACCAGCTTATAAAGCATGGATTCCGGTCCCGATCTTACTACCAGGAGAAAAAACCAGCACTAGGATTGAACCGGGAAAAAGCCTTTATGCTAAGGTTGCGCCTATAGCTGCCAAAGAAGGCATTATAGATGCAGCTATTTGGGTAGGATATGCTTGGGCCGACGAGCCAAGAAACCATGCTGTTGTTATGGTTACAGGTGATGACAAGGAAAAAGTAAAAACATCGGCAGAAAGTTTGGCCAATAGTTTTTGGGAGGTAAGGAATGAATTTGAGTTTGTAGCACCTACCGAGCCATTTGAAACGGCATTACAAATGGCTATTGAAAGTGATAAAAAACCGTTTATGATGAGTGATATGGGAGATAACCCCACAGCAGGAGGAGCAGGTGATGTTACATGGACGCTCAATGAGCTCTTAAAAAAGGAAACTTTTAAAAAGCAAGAAGGCAAATCGCTTATTTATGCCTCCATCCCAGGACCAAAACTTATAGAACAAGTGTTAAAATTAGGTATCGGAACAATAGTAAAAGCACCGGTTGGAGCCGAAGTAGACAATCGATTTGCACCACCTATTCTATTAGAAGGAACAATAAAGGCTATAAGAGAGGGCGATAAACATGCTGAAGTTGAGGTCGTGGTAGAAGTCGGTAACATTTCGGTTATTGTAACCAAAAAGCGTAAACCTTATCATTATGAACGCGATTTTACCCAATTAGGACTTAATCCTCGAGAGGCCGATATCGTGGTAGTAAAAATAGGCTATCTAGTGCCAGAGCTATATAATATGAGAGGAGATTGGGTTATGGCGTTAACACCGGGAGGCGTAGACCAAGATTTGTACAGACTAGGGTATAAGCGTATAAAACGACCGATGTTTCCATTGGATTCTAACATGATTGATGTTGATTTAAGTGTTAGATGGATTCCTACTTCTTCTAAATAA
- a CDS encoding PID-CTERM protein-sorting domain-containing protein, translating into MTEQNKRILASTLFMLISFVSMAQTTPPPPPSGPPPGLPIDGGVLLGMVFALFYGIRKLMIKNNH; encoded by the coding sequence ATGACTGAACAAAATAAAAGAATATTAGCCTCAACCTTATTCATGTTAATAAGTTTTGTTAGCATGGCACAAACAACGCCTCCGCCTCCGCCTAGTGGACCACCACCAGGACTTCCAATTGATGGTGGCGTACTATTAGGTATGGTATTCGCTTTATTTTATGGAATAAGAAAGTTAATGATTAAGAATAATCATTAA
- a CDS encoding riboflavin synthase: protein MFTGIIEDIGVVSNLKEELDNLHISIKSNITDELKIDQSVAHNGVCLTVVSINGDEYTVTAIKETLDKTSLSTLKVNDKVNLERAMKLGDRLDGHIVQGHVDQTATCINVEEANGSWVFTFSYDSSLNNITIEKGSITVNGTSLTVVNSKKDTFSVAIIPYTYEHTNFNTFKAGTTVNLEFDVLGKYVAKLVELNK, encoded by the coding sequence ATGTTTACCGGAATTATTGAAGATATAGGTGTTGTTTCTAATTTAAAAGAGGAGTTGGATAATCTTCACATATCTATTAAAAGCAATATTACAGATGAATTAAAAATCGATCAAAGTGTTGCTCATAATGGTGTATGTTTAACTGTTGTAAGCATAAATGGTGACGAATATACGGTTACAGCTATAAAGGAAACGTTGGACAAAACAAGCCTTAGTACTTTAAAGGTTAACGACAAAGTAAACTTGGAGCGTGCCATGAAATTGGGAGACCGATTAGACGGACACATTGTACAGGGCCATGTAGACCAAACTGCCACTTGCATAAATGTTGAAGAAGCTAATGGTAGTTGGGTATTTACCTTTTCTTATGATTCTTCCCTTAATAACATCACCATTGAAAAAGGCTCTATAACTGTTAACGGAACAAGTTTAACGGTTGTAAATTCTAAAAAAGATACTTTTAGTGTTGCTATTATACCTTATACTTATGAGCATACAAACTTTAATACTTTTAAAGCGGGTACTACTGTAAATTTAGAATTTGATGTTTTAGGTAAGTATGTTGCCAAGCTAGTAGAACTAAACAAGTAA
- the pdxA gene encoding 4-hydroxythreonine-4-phosphate dehydrogenase PdxA has product MKKAENIILGISIGDLNGIGGEIVLRTFEDARILDFCTPVIFASAKAMNFFKTHFNSAIHFHNINNISQLALGKINVLNCWNTPVKIEFGKEDPKIGEYAIKSLESATNALKKNEIDVLVTAPINKHNIQSEDFKFPGHTDYLAQELEGESLMFMVTESLRVGLLTDHVPVKDIVEHISEDLIVKKINTVYDSLKRDFKVGKPKIAVLGINPHTGDNGVIGSEDDNVLRPTLKKIREDGKLVFGPYAADSFFGSSNYKNFDAIIATYHDQGLIPFKTLSFGQGVNFTAGLNKVRTSPDHGTAYEIAGKGEADPSSFKEAVFTAMHIYKNRIDYEELTANPLKKANK; this is encoded by the coding sequence ATGAAGAAAGCAGAAAATATAATACTAGGAATATCCATAGGAGATTTAAATGGTATTGGAGGAGAAATCGTTTTAAGAACATTCGAAGATGCAAGAATTTTAGATTTCTGCACACCCGTAATTTTTGCATCAGCAAAAGCTATGAATTTTTTCAAAACCCATTTCAATTCCGCTATTCATTTCCATAATATTAATAACATAAGTCAATTAGCATTAGGAAAAATTAATGTGCTAAATTGTTGGAATACCCCAGTTAAGATTGAATTTGGGAAAGAAGATCCTAAGATTGGCGAGTATGCTATAAAATCTTTGGAGTCAGCCACAAATGCATTAAAAAAGAATGAAATAGATGTTTTGGTAACTGCACCAATAAATAAGCATAACATTCAATCGGAAGACTTCAAATTCCCCGGGCATACAGACTATTTGGCACAAGAACTGGAAGGCGAAAGTTTAATGTTTATGGTAACCGAATCGTTAAGAGTAGGATTATTAACAGATCATGTACCTGTAAAGGATATTGTAGAGCATATTTCGGAAGATTTAATCGTAAAGAAAATTAATACGGTTTACGACTCACTTAAAAGGGACTTTAAAGTGGGTAAACCAAAAATTGCAGTTTTGGGAATTAATCCACATACTGGCGATAATGGCGTAATTGGTAGCGAAGATGATAATGTGTTGAGACCAACACTTAAAAAAATTAGAGAAGACGGGAAATTAGTTTTCGGGCCCTATGCGGCAGATAGTTTTTTCGGGTCTAGCAATTATAAAAATTTCGATGCTATAATAGCAACGTACCACGATCAAGGATTAATTCCTTTTAAAACATTGTCGTTCGGACAGGGTGTAAATTTCACGGCTGGGTTAAATAAAGTAAGAACTTCGCCAGACCATGGAACAGCATATGAAATAGCAGGAAAAGGGGAAGCAGATCCGAGTTCTTTTAAGGAAGCCGTTTTTACTGCTATGCATATATATAAGAACAGAATTGATTATGAAGAGCTTACCGCAAATCCATTGAAAAAAGCAAACAAATAG
- a CDS encoding YceD family protein, translating to MKPLKEFTIAFVGLKEAKHLFEYKIEQAFFEHFEYEEFNDVNIKVDVELNKKTTLLELHFKVSGWVNVNCDLTNEPYNQTIENEFNLVVKFGDEYNDEDIDILIVPHGTYEISIQQYIYELIVLAVPTKRVHPGVEDGTLDSDILEKLEELSPELKEDKEKEDKEDIDPRWNTLKKLLTDK from the coding sequence ATGAAGCCATTGAAAGAGTTTACAATTGCATTTGTAGGGCTAAAAGAAGCGAAACATCTTTTTGAGTACAAAATTGAACAAGCGTTCTTTGAGCATTTTGAGTATGAAGAATTTAATGATGTAAACATTAAAGTAGATGTTGAGTTAAATAAAAAAACAACATTACTTGAATTACATTTTAAGGTTTCAGGATGGGTAAATGTTAATTGCGATTTAACAAACGAACCATATAATCAAACTATAGAGAACGAGTTTAATTTGGTGGTGAAATTTGGAGATGAGTATAATGACGAAGATATTGATATTCTTATAGTACCCCACGGAACATACGAAATTAGCATACAGCAATACATTTATGAATTAATTGTACTTGCCGTACCAACTAAAAGAGTACACCCTGGAGTTGAGGATGGAACCTTAGATTCAGACATACTTGAAAAATTAGAAGAATTAAGTCCAGAACTTAAAGAAGATAAAGAAAAAGAAGACAAGGAGGATATTGATCCTCGTTGGAATACATTAAAGAAACTATTAACGGATAAATAA
- the rpmF gene encoding 50S ribosomal protein L32 — MAHPKRKISKTRRDKRRTHYKATAPQIATCPTTGEAHLYHRAHWHEGKLYYRGQVLIDNSEVENVA; from the coding sequence ATGGCACATCCTAAAAGAAAAATCTCAAAAACAAGAAGAGATAAGAGAAGAACACATTACAAAGCAACTGCGCCACAGATTGCTACATGTCCAACTACAGGAGAAGCTCATCTATACCACAGAGCTCACTGGCACGAAGGAAAATTATATTATAGAGGTCAAGTTTTAATTGACAACTCAGAAGTAGAAAACGTAGCATAA
- a CDS encoding beta-ketoacyl-ACP synthase III, with amino-acid sequence MSKISAAITAVGAYVPEYVLTNQILETMVDTNDEWITSRTGIKERRILKDEGKGTSYLAIKAAQDLIDKKGIDPKDIELIIVATATPDMKAASTAAYTASNIGAVNAFSFDMDAACSSFLFGMSVAASYIESGRYKNVLLIGADKMSSIINYKDRATCIIFGDGAGAVLFEPNEENLGLQDEYLRSDGTGREFLQATYGGSSFPLTHESMDEGGQYAYQEGRTVFKNAVFNMADATVKILERNNLNKDNVSWLAAHQANKRIIDATAQRIELEEEKVMMNIEKYGNTTSATLPLLLNDYESKLKKGDNIIFAAFGGGFNWGSIYLKWAYNSVN; translated from the coding sequence ATGAGTAAAATTTCAGCAGCAATTACAGCTGTCGGTGCTTATGTGCCAGAATATGTATTAACCAACCAAATTCTTGAGACTATGGTTGATACAAATGATGAATGGATTACCTCTCGTACAGGAATTAAAGAGCGTAGAATTCTTAAAGACGAAGGGAAAGGTACTTCTTATTTAGCTATTAAAGCTGCCCAAGACCTTATTGATAAAAAAGGTATTGATCCTAAAGATATAGAACTTATTATTGTTGCTACTGCAACTCCAGACATGAAAGCCGCTTCAACTGCTGCCTATACAGCAAGCAATATTGGAGCAGTTAATGCCTTTTCATTCGATATGGATGCGGCATGCTCGAGTTTTCTGTTCGGTATGTCGGTAGCCGCGAGTTATATTGAATCTGGTAGATACAAAAATGTTTTATTAATTGGAGCCGATAAAATGTCTTCAATTATAAATTATAAAGATAGAGCTACTTGTATTATTTTTGGAGACGGAGCAGGTGCTGTTCTGTTTGAACCAAATGAAGAGAACTTGGGACTTCAAGACGAGTACTTAAGAAGCGACGGGACAGGAAGAGAGTTTTTACAAGCTACTTATGGAGGGTCGTCATTTCCTCTAACACATGAATCTATGGACGAAGGTGGACAATATGCTTATCAGGAAGGAAGAACTGTGTTTAAAAATGCGGTATTTAATATGGCAGATGCTACTGTTAAAATTCTGGAACGAAATAATTTAAATAAAGACAACGTGTCTTGGTTGGCGGCACACCAAGCCAACAAGCGTATTATAGACGCTACAGCACAACGTATAGAATTAGAAGAAGAAAAGGTAATGATGAATATAGAGAAGTATGGAAATACGACTTCTGCTACATTACCACTGCTTTTAAACGATTACGAATCGAAACTTAAAAAAGGAGATAATATAATATTTGCCGCTTTTGGAGGCGGATTTAATTGGGGCTCTATTTATTTAAAATGGGCGTATAATTCAGTAAACTAA
- the accB gene encoding acetyl-CoA carboxylase biotin carboxyl carrier protein, with amino-acid sequence MDIKEIQNLIKFVAKSGASEVKLEMDDIKITIKTGSESDTTIVHQVPAAPLPQATPVAVPPVAATEATPQASEPAATDDSKYITIKSPIIGTFYRKPSPDKPLFVEVGQTIAEGDVLCIIEAMKLFNEIESEVSGKIVKILVDDSSPVEFDQPLFLVDPS; translated from the coding sequence ATGGATATAAAAGAGATTCAAAACTTAATCAAGTTTGTTGCCAAGTCTGGTGCAAGTGAGGTTAAATTAGAGATGGATGATATTAAAATCACTATTAAAACAGGATCAGAGTCCGATACAACCATCGTGCACCAAGTTCCTGCAGCTCCCCTTCCTCAAGCAACTCCTGTGGCCGTTCCTCCGGTTGCTGCTACAGAGGCTACACCACAAGCAAGTGAACCTGCAGCTACAGACGATTCAAAATATATTACAATTAAATCCCCAATAATTGGGACTTTTTATAGAAAACCATCACCAGATAAACCATTATTTGTTGAGGTTGGACAAACCATTGCCGAAGGTGATGTACTATGTATCATTGAAGCAATGAAACTTTTCAACGAAATAGAATCTGAAGTTTCAGGAAAAATAGTAAAAATATTAGTTGATGATTCTTCACCAGTTGAATTCGATCAACCATTATTTTTAGTAGACCCATCATAA